The DNA segment GGCCGCGGATGAACGCGGATCGACACGGATGGGAAGCCCAATGCCGTTCCATCTGGGTTCATCCGTGGCTCATCCTGCATTCAAAGAATACGGATCACCACCAAGACACCAAGAACACCAAGAAAGGCAAAAGCGGTGTCTTTATGCGGTTCTTGGCGCGCTTGGCGGTGAAAAAAGTTGAGTCTTGATCGCCATTGGCATGAGGCCGCCCTACGGCCGGAAAAAGGCCACGGATGAACACGGATCGACACGGATAAGAAGTCCAACGCCGTTTTATCTGTGTTCATCCGCGTTCATCCGGGGCTGATCTCCTTCCCTAGATCCGCTTCAGGACCTGCTGTCCCAGGTGGGAGACGCGGTAGTGCCCGACCTCGCGCTCGCGGATCAGGTCCTGGCGCTCCAGGTAGACGAGGTCCGCCTCCGCCGCGCCGGCCTTCAACAGGTGGTCCCGGGCTACGTCCGGGTGCTTGGCCACCAGTTGCAGCAGCACTTTCTGGCGGGAGGTGATGGGATCGGTCATGAAGTCGGTCTCCTACCCGCTGGTCTGGCGGCGGTAGCTGGGGGCGTGCAGGTCGCTGATCTGGACGGTCAGGTTGAGCCGCATCCCCGCGGAACTGAGCGGAAAGGCCCCCGCCAGGACGCCCATCAGCGCGTCGCTGACCCGGGACTTCACCTCGTCGGGGCGGCCCGCCAGGATCTGCAGGTTCAGGGCGACGAAGGCCCGGTCCGGCGCGCCGTCGGCCACCCGGAAGGCCTCGGGCCGGATCACCCGGCTCTTGATGTCGGCCTCCTGGAAGAGGCCCGTCGCCGCCAAGGTCCGGTGGATCTCCCGCAGCAGCGCCCCCCAGTCCGGCTGGTCCAGGAGGTTGTCGGAGGCTTCGAGGATGCAGTGGGGCATGGGGACACCGTCAGGGGCAGGTTCCACGGTGGGCGGAGACGGGAGTCCCGTCCACCTGAGATGTGGAAGGCCTCAGCCTCGGAGCGGCTTGCGGGCCACGGTCCGCTTTGTCCCCTTGTCCCAGTAGCCCGTCTCCTCGGCGAAGCAGATGTTCTCCAGGTCGCTGACGCGCTCCTGGATGCAGGCCTGGGCATCGCTCACG comes from the Geothrix sp. 21YS21S-4 genome and includes:
- a CDS encoding 5-carboxymethyl-2-hydroxymuconate Delta-isomerase, which produces MPHCILEASDNLLDQPDWGALLREIHRTLAATGLFQEADIKSRVIRPEAFRVADGAPDRAFVALNLQILAGRPDEVKSRVSDALMGVLAGAFPLSSAGMRLNLTVQISDLHAPSYRRQTSG